Proteins from a single region of Stappia sp. ES.058:
- a CDS encoding ion transporter, which produces MRERVTRLVQSKRWEAAIIALIVINAITLGLETSETAMQAAGGFLYALDRTVLAVFVVEIALRIYAHRLRFFRDPWSLFDFSVVAIALMPATGALSVLRALRILRVLRLISVVPSLRRVVGGLVAALPGMGSIVLLLSLVFYVFAVMTTKLYGASFPEWFGTISRSLYTLFQIMTLESWSMGIVRPVMEVYPLSWLLFVPFILCTAFTVLNLFIGVIVSAMQQEHDQLAEADRQAIHDETGVLLAEVKALRTEVNALRSEIAKPGRED; this is translated from the coding sequence ATGCGCGAGCGGGTGACACGCCTCGTTCAATCGAAACGCTGGGAAGCGGCGATCATCGCGCTGATTGTGATCAATGCGATCACCCTCGGGCTGGAAACCAGCGAAACCGCGATGCAGGCGGCGGGCGGGTTTCTCTATGCGCTCGACCGGACGGTGCTTGCGGTGTTCGTCGTCGAGATCGCCCTGCGCATCTACGCCCACCGGCTCCGGTTCTTCCGCGATCCCTGGAGCCTGTTCGATTTCTCGGTCGTGGCGATTGCCCTGATGCCGGCGACAGGCGCGCTCTCCGTGCTGCGCGCGCTGCGCATCCTGCGCGTGCTCCGGCTGATCTCCGTGGTGCCGTCGCTGCGCCGGGTGGTCGGGGGACTGGTCGCGGCCCTTCCCGGCATGGGCTCCATCGTGCTTTTGCTGTCGCTGGTCTTTTATGTCTTCGCGGTGATGACGACCAAGCTCTACGGCGCCTCGTTTCCGGAGTGGTTCGGCACGATCTCGCGCTCGCTCTACACGCTGTTCCAGATCATGACGCTGGAGAGCTGGTCGATGGGCATCGTGCGCCCGGTGATGGAGGTCTATCCGCTGTCCTGGCTGTTGTTCGTGCCCTTCATCCTGTGCACGGCCTTTACCGTTTTGAACCTCTTCATCGGTGTCATCGTCTCGGCAATGCAGCAGGAGCACGACCAACTTGCCGAAGCCGACCGCCAGGCGATCCACGACGAGACGGGGGTGCTTCTGGCGGAGGTCAAGGCGCTTCGAACGGAGGTCAACGCCTTGCGCTCCGAGATCGCGAAGCCGGGGCGTGAGGACTGA